Proteins encoded by one window of Rouxiella chamberiensis:
- a CDS encoding c-type cytochrome, whose protein sequence is MSAKKKIGYSLAALAVVAGIGVFGRLWMVMDSSRSEVADNTTKLADFHSTDAAAIKRGEYAMRLGDCAACHEQSFAGGYKINTPFGELQTSNISPDRETGIGNMTERDFFNAVRLGRGDHGFLYPAMPYTAYAKMSDRDMHDLWAYMSTLKPVSNKVDENGGMNFPYNIRLAMAGWNLLFFDNSGFRPENLKTTSNTTHAENASAEEVINRGKYIVDGPAHCSVCHTARNALGGEIGSQYLQGGNLGDWYAPDITPNPHAGIGTWSNDEIAQYLKTGSDGKSVAAGPMAEAVEHSMQYFTDSDLQAVAAYLKSLPASNTPAPKALAMDDAARSKGALTFEVNCSACHGEKGEGIAGMVPAFAGNSSMLNNPTNMITAMLNGARAPHTADRQTAAGMPSFDWKMDDQQISDILNYVRNSWGNQASEVTAQEVAALRKQTHAREKLATPAVN, encoded by the coding sequence ATGAGTGCAAAAAAGAAAATCGGCTATAGCCTCGCAGCCCTGGCCGTCGTGGCCGGGATTGGGGTGTTCGGCAGACTGTGGATGGTGATGGACAGCTCGCGCTCCGAGGTGGCCGACAACACCACCAAACTGGCGGACTTCCACAGCACCGACGCCGCCGCCATCAAGCGCGGCGAATACGCCATGCGGCTCGGCGACTGCGCCGCCTGCCACGAGCAGAGCTTCGCGGGCGGCTATAAAATCAACACCCCGTTTGGCGAGTTGCAGACCTCGAACATCAGCCCCGACCGCGAAACCGGTATCGGCAACATGACCGAGCGCGACTTCTTCAACGCGGTGCGGCTGGGGCGCGGCGACCACGGCTTCCTGTATCCGGCGATGCCCTACACCGCCTACGCCAAGATGAGCGACCGGGACATGCACGACCTGTGGGCCTACATGTCGACCCTGAAACCGGTCAGCAACAAGGTCGACGAAAACGGCGGCATGAACTTCCCGTACAACATTCGCCTGGCGATGGCGGGCTGGAACCTGCTGTTCTTCGACAACAGCGGCTTCAGGCCGGAGAATCTCAAGACCACCAGCAATACCACCCATGCCGAAAACGCCAGCGCGGAAGAGGTTATTAACCGCGGCAAATATATTGTCGACGGTCCGGCGCACTGCAGCGTCTGCCACACGGCGCGCAACGCGCTCGGCGGCGAAATCGGCAGCCAGTATTTGCAGGGCGGCAATCTGGGTGACTGGTACGCGCCCGACATCACGCCAAATCCGCATGCCGGTATCGGCACATGGAGCAACGACGAGATTGCGCAGTACCTGAAAACCGGTTCTGACGGCAAAAGCGTGGCGGCGGGTCCGATGGCGGAAGCCGTCGAGCACTCGATGCAGTATTTCACCGACAGCGATTTGCAGGCCGTCGCGGCTTATCTCAAGAGCCTTCCGGCATCAAACACCCCCGCGCCGAAGGCCCTGGCGATGGATGACGCGGCCCGCAGCAAGGGCGCGCTGACCTTCGAAGTCAACTGTTCGGCCTGCCACGGCGAAAAAGGCGAAGGCATTGCGGGGATGGTGCCGGCGTTTGCAGGCAATAGTTCGATGCTGAATAACCCGACCAACATGATAACCGCCATGCTCAACGGCGCGCGTGCACCCCACACTGCCGATCGTCAAACCGCGGCGGGCATGCCGTCGTTCGACTGGAAGATGGACGACCAGCAGATTTCCGACATCCTGAACTACGTGCGTAATTCATGGGGCAATCAGGCGAGCGAGGTAACGGCACAGGAGGTCGCCGCACTGCGCAAGCAAACCCATGCCCGTGAGAAACTGGCTACCCCTGCCGTAAATTAA